One stretch of Bremerella cremea DNA includes these proteins:
- a CDS encoding enoyl-ACP reductase FabI, translating to MNDFLKLAGKNIVVTGVANRKSVAWHIAKTLEEAGATVIYIVRSEARKESTAKLLADRQVLICDVESQEEIDRVRDELSAQGITIHGLVHSIAFADYSEGMKPFHETTKAQFLQAVDISCFSLVKLSNALKDLFDADASVVTISISTTRMASENYGFMAPIKAALDSSLAFLAKSFSAFSRVRFNAVGPSLLKTSASAGIPGYVDAYLFAEQAIPRKSAVTTQEAADVAVFLLSPRSSGIQAQNIPVDAGMSTNYFDRDIIRGVLAEDGK from the coding sequence ATGAACGACTTTTTAAAACTCGCAGGCAAGAACATCGTCGTCACCGGCGTGGCCAATCGTAAAAGCGTGGCCTGGCACATTGCCAAAACGCTGGAAGAGGCCGGGGCAACGGTGATTTACATCGTTCGTAGCGAAGCCCGTAAAGAATCGACCGCCAAGCTGCTGGCTGATCGCCAGGTGCTGATCTGCGATGTCGAAAGCCAGGAAGAGATCGACCGTGTGCGAGACGAACTATCGGCTCAAGGGATCACAATCCACGGCCTGGTACATTCCATTGCGTTTGCTGATTATTCGGAGGGGATGAAGCCGTTTCACGAAACGACCAAGGCCCAGTTCCTGCAGGCGGTCGACATCTCGTGCTTCTCGCTGGTTAAGCTTTCAAACGCATTGAAAGACCTGTTCGACGCCGATGCCTCGGTCGTGACGATCTCGATCTCGACCACCCGCATGGCGAGCGAGAACTACGGCTTCATGGCACCCATCAAGGCGGCCCTCGATTCTTCGCTGGCATTCCTGGCGAAGAGCTTTAGCGCGTTCTCGCGTGTTCGTTTTAATGCCGTCGGACCGAGCTTGCTGAAGACATCCGCTTCGGCAGGCATCCCTGGCTATGTCGACGCGTACCTGTTCGCCGAGCAGGCGATTCCTCGCAAATCGGCCGTCACCACGCAAGAAGCGGCCGATGTGGCGGTGTTTCTCTTAAGCCCACGTTCTAGCGGCATTCAGGCCCAAAACATCCCGGTCGACGCCGGCATGAGCACCAACTACTTCGATCGCGACATCATCCGCGGTGTGCTGGCCGAAGACGGGAAGTAA
- a CDS encoding 3-hydroxyacyl-ACP dehydratase FabZ family protein, with product MPNPAIEAAIPHRGPMLLVDEVVEQTEDRIVCKKTFTPDEYFFQGHYPDYPLVPGVILCEATMQAGAILLSKFVVDGEGVPVATRLNDVKFKKMVRPGDCIQMEVKLNERMADAFFMTGKVTVAGKLAMRFDFACTVAQMETD from the coding sequence ATGCCGAACCCTGCCATCGAAGCGGCCATCCCTCATCGCGGACCCATGTTGTTGGTCGACGAAGTTGTCGAGCAAACCGAAGATCGGATTGTCTGCAAAAAAACGTTCACGCCGGACGAGTACTTCTTTCAAGGTCATTACCCGGACTATCCGCTGGTGCCCGGCGTTATTTTGTGTGAAGCGACCATGCAAGCCGGTGCCATTTTGCTCTCGAAGTTTGTGGTGGACGGGGAGGGGGTGCCGGTTGCTACGCGGTTGAACGATGTGAAGTTCAAGAAAATGGTTCGCCCAGGCGATTGCATCCAAATGGAAGTCAAGCTCAACGAGCGGATGGCAGATGCCTTCTTCATGACCGGCAAGGTGACAGTGGCCGGTAAACTGGCCATGCGTTTCGACTTTGCCTGTACCGTCGCGCAAATGGAAACCGATTAA
- a CDS encoding phytoene desaturase family protein, which produces MAKDFLKDTQDEYDVVVIGSGLAGLTAANTLARQGRSVLLCEQHYKLGGMATWFKRPGGHIFDISLHGFPIGMIKSCRRYWTREIADSIVQLKNIRFDNPMFSLSTTFNRDDFTKLLITEFKLPEETVKAFFDTARGMNFYDDQGMTTKELFAKFFPGREDVIRLLMEPITYANGSTLEDPAISYGIVFSNFMSKGVFTFEGGTDRLIHLMHDDLKKSGVDVRINADVQKINLENGKVKSITVNGKTIRCKSIVSNSNLKLTIFNLIGEQYFDKKFIDEAKEVRLNNSSTQVYIAMKPDDQIPEETGDLLFSSTAPTFRTDLLLSRDITSRTYSFYYPRTRPQGRPRSLVVSSTNARFEDWANLSEEEYKASKDDLAENTLDALEKYVPNVRERVDHVEVSTPKTFQHYTKHQLGSSFGTKFEGLAVSRALPEQIPGLYHAGSVGIIMSGWLGAINYGVIVANDVDSFLMKSSMPSQLADSAN; this is translated from the coding sequence ATGGCAAAAGACTTTCTCAAAGACACACAAGACGAATACGACGTGGTCGTGATTGGTAGTGGCCTGGCCGGTTTGACGGCGGCCAATACGCTGGCTCGCCAGGGACGCAGTGTGTTGTTGTGTGAACAGCATTACAAATTGGGCGGAATGGCCACGTGGTTCAAACGACCTGGCGGGCACATCTTCGATATCTCGCTGCATGGTTTTCCGATCGGCATGATCAAAAGCTGCCGCCGCTATTGGACGCGCGAGATCGCTGACTCGATCGTGCAGCTGAAGAACATTCGCTTCGACAACCCAATGTTCTCGCTCTCGACGACATTCAATCGCGACGACTTCACCAAGCTGCTGATCACCGAGTTCAAACTGCCCGAAGAAACCGTCAAGGCGTTCTTCGATACGGCGCGTGGGATGAACTTCTACGACGATCAGGGAATGACCACGAAAGAACTATTCGCCAAGTTCTTCCCCGGCCGTGAAGACGTGATCCGCCTGTTGATGGAACCGATCACGTACGCCAACGGTTCGACCTTGGAAGACCCGGCGATCAGCTACGGGATTGTGTTTTCCAACTTCATGAGCAAAGGTGTGTTTACCTTTGAAGGGGGCACCGACCGCCTGATTCACTTGATGCACGACGACCTGAAGAAGTCTGGCGTCGATGTGCGCATCAACGCTGATGTGCAGAAAATCAATCTCGAAAACGGCAAAGTCAAAAGTATCACCGTCAACGGTAAGACGATTCGTTGTAAGTCGATCGTGTCGAACTCGAACTTGAAACTGACGATCTTCAACCTGATTGGGGAACAGTACTTCGATAAGAAGTTCATCGACGAGGCCAAAGAGGTGCGGCTGAACAATTCCAGCACCCAGGTTTACATCGCGATGAAGCCGGACGATCAAATCCCAGAAGAAACGGGCGACCTGCTCTTCAGCAGCACGGCTCCCACGTTCCGCACCGATTTGTTGCTGAGCCGCGACATCACCAGCCGAACTTATTCGTTCTATTACCCGCGTACGCGTCCCCAGGGGCGGCCCCGTTCGCTGGTCGTTTCCAGTACGAACGCTCGCTTTGAAGACTGGGCGAATCTGTCGGAAGAAGAGTACAAAGCCAGCAAAGACGACCTGGCCGAAAACACACTCGACGCCTTGGAAAAATATGTTCCCAATGTCCGCGAGCGGGTCGACCATGTCGAAGTCTCGACACCTAAGACGTTCCAGCATTACACCAAGCATCAACTCGGTTCCAGCTTTGGTACCAAGTTTGAAGGACTAGCCGTCAGCCGGGCTTTGCCAGAACAAATCCCTGGTCTGTATCACGCCGGCAGCGTCGGTATCATCATGTCAGGCTGGCTCGGTGCCATTAATTATGGCGTGATCGTGGCGAACGATGTCGATTCGTTCCTGATGAAATCGTCTATGCCTTCGCAATTGGCTGACAGTGCCAACTAG
- a CDS encoding phytoene desaturase family protein, translated as MYDTIIIGAGMSGLAAGIRLAYFGQSVCILERHNTIGGLNSFYRMAGRDFDVGLHAVTNFTQKGEKKGPLGRLLRQLRFKWDEFALCPQLGSKVMFPGVELKFDNDIQLLRSQIAQRFPKQIDNFDRLRGQIIDYDDITAENYAGSARQRLAEIITDPLLIEMLLCPLMWYGNAREQDMDWGQFCIMFRSIYMEGFARPLKGVRLLLKNLVKKYRELGGELKLRTGVASIKVEEGNAVGVTLDDGRQISARKVISSAGWWETMRMCEEGLKPPPSEPGRLSFVETISVIKKQPVEVGYDSTIVFFNDSPTFHWVKPEDDLCDVRTGVICSPNNFDYQDGANLDEGYLRVTALANYDRWTELPEERYRFEKNRWYDLISDSVVRFIPEFRRHVVAVDMFTPKTIHRYTWHKNGAVYGAPEKHLDGTTHLDNLYICGTDQGYVGIIGSIMSGVSVANRYCLKDAA; from the coding sequence ATGTACGACACGATCATCATTGGCGCAGGCATGTCCGGGCTGGCGGCCGGAATTCGCTTGGCCTATTTCGGTCAAAGTGTCTGCATTCTGGAGCGACACAACACGATCGGCGGTCTGAATTCGTTCTATCGGATGGCGGGTCGCGACTTCGACGTCGGCTTGCATGCGGTGACCAACTTCACCCAAAAAGGGGAAAAGAAAGGTCCGCTTGGCCGGCTACTGCGTCAGTTGCGTTTCAAGTGGGACGAGTTCGCCCTCTGCCCGCAGTTGGGATCGAAGGTGATGTTCCCTGGAGTGGAACTGAAGTTCGATAACGACATTCAGTTACTCCGCAGCCAGATCGCGCAGCGTTTCCCCAAACAGATCGACAACTTCGATCGCCTGCGCGGGCAGATTATCGATTACGACGACATCACCGCCGAAAACTACGCTGGTTCCGCCCGGCAACGTCTGGCCGAGATTATCACCGATCCACTGCTGATCGAGATGCTGCTATGCCCACTGATGTGGTACGGCAATGCCCGCGAGCAGGACATGGATTGGGGCCAATTTTGCATTATGTTTCGCAGCATATACATGGAAGGCTTCGCTCGCCCGCTGAAGGGAGTGCGGCTGCTGCTGAAAAACCTGGTGAAGAAATATCGCGAACTGGGTGGCGAACTCAAACTACGAACCGGCGTTGCTTCGATCAAAGTTGAAGAAGGGAACGCGGTTGGCGTGACGCTGGATGATGGTCGTCAGATCTCCGCCCGCAAAGTGATTTCGTCCGCCGGTTGGTGGGAAACGATGCGGATGTGCGAAGAGGGCCTCAAGCCACCCCCGAGCGAGCCTGGCCGTTTGAGCTTTGTCGAAACGATCTCGGTCATCAAGAAACAACCGGTCGAAGTAGGTTACGACTCGACGATTGTCTTCTTCAACGATTCCCCTACCTTCCATTGGGTGAAGCCGGAAGACGATCTGTGCGATGTGCGAACCGGCGTGATTTGTTCGCCGAACAATTTCGACTATCAGGACGGGGCGAACCTGGACGAAGGCTATTTACGCGTGACCGCGTTGGCCAACTACGATCGCTGGACCGAGCTGCCTGAAGAGCGTTACCGTTTCGAGAAAAATCGGTGGTACGACTTAATCAGCGACAGCGTGGTGCGGTTCATCCCTGAGTTCCGTCGTCATGTGGTGGCGGTCGATATGTTTACGCCCAAGACGATCCACCGTTACACGTGGCATAAGAACGGGGCCGTATATGGTGCCCCCGAAAAGCATCTCGACGGCACCACGCACCTCGATAATTTGTATATTTGTGGAACCGACCAAGGTTACGTCGGCATCATCGGCTCGATCATGAGTGGGGTTTCGGTTGCCAACCGCTACTGCCTGAAAGACGCCGCGTGA
- a CDS encoding acyl carrier protein has translation MTPGEIREEILDILRDIAPDDDITDIDDDKPFRDQLELDSMDFLDIVMELRKRHRVQIPEEDYPELASMTSTVTYLEPKMKDL, from the coding sequence ATGACGCCAGGAGAAATCCGTGAAGAGATTTTGGATATTTTGCGGGACATCGCTCCGGATGACGACATCACGGATATCGACGACGATAAGCCCTTCCGTGACCAGTTGGAACTCGACAGCATGGACTTCCTCGATATCGTGATGGAACTGCGCAAGCGGCATCGCGTGCAGATTCCGGAAGAGGATTATCCGGAGTTGGCTTCGATGACCAGCACGGTCACCTATCTCGAGCCAAAGATGAAAGACCTGTAA
- a CDS encoding beta-ketoacyl-[acyl-carrier-protein] synthase family protein translates to MIATAEQLPDSQRIVITGVGLTAPNGNSFVEYREALLSGKSGVSNYEIRYIGETLAGICNYEATRYQKKRDIRRGTRAGSIGIYCSGEAIADSGIDWENTDKSMVGVYIGVTEHGNVETENEVYNIKGYDYDTSFWSHHHNPRTVANNPAGEICLTMGIVGPHYTIGAACAAGNAGLIQGAQMLRLGECDLALAGGVSESIQTFGIFAGFKSQGALASHEDPTKASRPFDTQRNGIVVSEGGCIYTLERLSDAKKRGAKIYGELAGYAMNTDATDFVLPNPERQVQCMNLALKRAGMNATDIDIVSTHATGTTLGDQQECTAIREVFGKSETTFINNTKSFIGHAMGAAGALELSGNLPAFNDGVCHATINVDQLDPECAIDGLVLNQPRELGNVKAILNNSFGMLGINSVVIIKKL, encoded by the coding sequence ATGATTGCCACTGCTGAACAACTACCCGATTCGCAACGCATTGTCATCACGGGCGTCGGTCTGACCGCACCGAACGGCAATTCGTTCGTGGAGTATCGGGAAGCACTGTTAAGCGGCAAGAGCGGTGTCTCGAACTACGAGATTCGCTACATTGGTGAAACGTTAGCTGGGATCTGCAATTACGAAGCAACCCGCTACCAAAAGAAGCGGGACATTCGTCGCGGAACCCGTGCCGGTAGTATCGGAATTTATTGTTCCGGTGAAGCAATCGCCGATAGCGGGATCGATTGGGAAAACACCGACAAAAGCATGGTCGGCGTTTACATCGGCGTGACCGAGCATGGCAATGTGGAGACCGAAAACGAGGTCTACAACATCAAGGGATACGACTACGACACCTCGTTCTGGTCGCATCATCACAACCCCCGCACAGTCGCCAACAATCCGGCTGGCGAAATTTGTTTGACCATGGGCATCGTGGGCCCGCATTACACCATTGGGGCGGCCTGTGCCGCTGGCAATGCAGGCCTGATTCAAGGTGCTCAGATGTTGCGGCTAGGCGAATGCGACCTGGCCTTAGCAGGGGGCGTATCGGAAAGCATTCAAACGTTTGGCATCTTCGCCGGTTTTAAAAGCCAAGGGGCGTTGGCCTCGCACGAAGACCCAACCAAAGCATCCCGCCCCTTTGATACCCAGCGGAACGGAATTGTTGTTTCCGAAGGGGGCTGCATTTATACACTTGAGCGGTTATCGGATGCCAAAAAACGCGGTGCAAAGATTTATGGCGAACTTGCCGGCTACGCGATGAACACCGACGCGACCGACTTTGTGCTGCCCAACCCCGAACGCCAAGTGCAGTGCATGAACTTGGCCCTGAAGCGCGCCGGGATGAACGCCACCGACATCGATATCGTCAGCACGCACGCCACCGGCACGACGCTCGGCGATCAGCAAGAATGCACTGCGATTCGCGAAGTGTTCGGTAAAAGCGAAACAACGTTCATCAACAATACAAAGAGTTTTATCGGTCACGCGATGGGGGCCGCCGGAGCACTTGAGCTTTCCGGCAACTTACCAGCGTTTAACGACGGCGTTTGTCACGCCACGATCAACGTCGACCAGCTGGACCCAGAGTGCGCGATCGATGGCTTGGTTTTGAACCAGCCACGAGAACTTGGAAACGTGAAGGCAATCTTGAACAACTCGTTCGGGATGCTTGGTATTAACTCAGTAGTAATCATCAAAAAGCTTTAG
- a CDS encoding NAD-dependent epimerase/dehydratase family protein: protein MLVTGGGGFLGRYIVEQLLLLGEEVRILSRQRYPELEQLGVECVQGDLRDNDAVERAVNGCEVVFHVAAIAGIWGRWPDYYGINVQGTKNILAACQKLGVARLVYCSSPSVTFDGTDQKGVNESAPYPEKWLAHYPHSKALAEQMVLSADQPGSLRTCALRPHLIWGPRDQHLIPRLIDRAKTGKLRVVGDGKNLVDMVFVENAAAAHIQAAGALLCSPEQVGGKAYFITQGAPVRLWDWINEILALEEIAPVRKRVSANVAYYAGAMMETAYKMVGRMNEEPRMTRFLARQLATHHYFDISAARHDLGYVPHVSTEEGMRRLGEELASRG from the coding sequence ATGTTGGTCACCGGCGGAGGAGGCTTCCTCGGTCGTTACATTGTCGAACAGTTACTCCTGTTGGGGGAAGAGGTTCGCATTCTCAGTCGCCAACGCTACCCCGAGCTCGAGCAGTTGGGAGTCGAGTGCGTCCAGGGAGACTTACGCGACAACGATGCCGTCGAGCGGGCGGTAAACGGCTGCGAAGTCGTCTTTCATGTTGCCGCAATCGCCGGAATTTGGGGGCGTTGGCCCGATTATTATGGGATCAACGTCCAGGGGACCAAGAATATTTTGGCTGCTTGCCAGAAATTGGGCGTCGCGCGGCTGGTCTATTGCAGCAGCCCTAGCGTGACTTTTGATGGTACCGATCAGAAGGGGGTGAACGAGTCGGCCCCTTACCCGGAGAAGTGGTTGGCCCATTATCCGCATTCAAAAGCCCTGGCCGAGCAAATGGTGCTCTCCGCAGATCAGCCTGGCTCGCTGCGGACGTGTGCTTTAAGACCTCACCTGATTTGGGGGCCACGCGATCAACATTTAATCCCTCGTTTAATCGATCGGGCGAAAACAGGCAAACTGCGGGTCGTGGGTGACGGAAAAAACTTGGTCGACATGGTTTTTGTCGAGAATGCCGCTGCCGCCCATATTCAGGCTGCTGGAGCATTGTTGTGCTCGCCAGAGCAAGTTGGCGGCAAAGCCTATTTCATCACTCAGGGGGCTCCGGTTCGCTTGTGGGACTGGATTAACGAAATCTTAGCCCTGGAAGAGATCGCTCCGGTTCGCAAACGAGTTTCGGCAAACGTTGCCTATTATGCCGGTGCAATGATGGAAACGGCTTATAAAATGGTCGGCCGTATGAATGAAGAACCACGGATGACACGCTTTCTGGCGCGGCAGTTAGCGACCCATCATTATTTCGATATCTCCGCTGCACGTCACGACTTGGGATATGTCCCCCATGTCTCGACAGAAGAGGGAATGCGCCGCCTGGGCGAGGAATTGGCTTCTCGCGGGTGA
- a CDS encoding MJ0042-type zinc finger domain-containing protein gives MHLKCPHCSTVLNVTSPAGTQVQCPTCQGVFVVPQAAPAVGPVITPKQSGSRANAKGKAKAAESDNTDPDAENAEAEKGEIPWKTIIKTGYIVFFSLLSAAGLFVVYLYVTADRGDSEEVVVDEADFNRGNQIQERITQAETGEQYIKWIPAKNSATMEGFRVKVNHVDWGEVRGRDERGEIVTSGRPYINVYLELSNRSDKTFQFKSWYGNVFTSPSGALRTAQISDEEKRTYDPIMFDDLSDLKWWTPKKTFEPLEEGTDVIVFDVPEDFDPNAIENLYLDLPGEAVTRDGASQPMSGSYRFKIPKSMIQGISNG, from the coding sequence ATGCATTTGAAGTGTCCTCACTGTTCGACCGTGTTGAACGTTACCTCGCCTGCGGGAACTCAGGTTCAGTGTCCTACGTGCCAAGGTGTGTTTGTTGTCCCTCAGGCGGCGCCAGCGGTAGGGCCGGTGATCACACCCAAGCAAAGCGGAAGCCGGGCCAACGCCAAGGGGAAGGCCAAAGCAGCAGAGAGCGACAACACCGACCCAGATGCGGAGAACGCCGAGGCGGAAAAGGGAGAGATTCCTTGGAAAACCATCATCAAAACCGGCTATATCGTGTTCTTTAGTCTGCTGTCGGCGGCGGGTTTGTTTGTGGTGTATTTGTATGTCACTGCCGACCGTGGCGATAGCGAAGAAGTGGTGGTGGACGAAGCCGACTTCAATCGTGGAAATCAAATCCAAGAACGGATTACCCAAGCAGAAACAGGCGAGCAGTACATTAAATGGATTCCCGCCAAAAATTCTGCCACCATGGAAGGCTTTAGAGTGAAGGTTAACCATGTCGACTGGGGGGAAGTACGAGGGCGTGACGAACGGGGCGAAATCGTGACTTCAGGACGCCCCTACATCAATGTCTACTTGGAATTGTCGAATCGATCCGATAAGACTTTCCAATTCAAAAGCTGGTACGGAAACGTCTTCACCTCTCCTAGCGGAGCCTTGCGAACGGCACAGATTTCGGACGAGGAGAAGCGGACTTACGATCCCATCATGTTCGACGACCTGTCCGACCTGAAATGGTGGACGCCTAAGAAAACGTTCGAGCCGCTGGAAGAAGGGACGGACGTGATTGTGTTTGACGTGCCAGAAGACTTCGATCCCAACGCAATCGAAAACCTATACCTCGACCTGCCTGGCGAAGCGGTCACGCGTGACGGAGCCAGTCAGCCGATGAGTGGTTCCTACCGCTTTAAGATTCCCAAGTCGATGATTCAAGGCATTTCAAACGGATAG
- a CDS encoding fatty acid CoA ligase family protein, which yields MSDTLTNPVFNVGLLLDEVAQTRPDKVAIAVPGKRGQDGKRLYDTITFRRLAEDSTQVAAGLAQMGVRPGTRLALMVRPGIDFVSLVFALFKVGAVSILIDPGMGKKNVLSCLDQVKPQGFVAIPIVHAVRKLCGRRYQDSQFNVTAGRRWFWGGATLEELRRTEVGDFRSFEAKADDQAAIIFTSGSTGPPKGVEFRHEGFRRQVQFIQERYEIQPGEVDVPGFPLFGLFNSAMGVTSVIPEMDFSRPATVDPRNILEAVGDWQATQSFASPAVWNAVGQFCEREGLWMPSLKRVLSAGAPVPPHVLKRMKTAAPNAEMYTPYGATEALPVASISASEVLGETIERSRDGGGTCVGTRFSGIDWQVIAISDEPLESIAQVQPLPQGEIGELIVRGPVITRRYATSEEATRLAKIHDGDAVWHRMGDVGYLDSQDRFWFCGRKSHRVITAEGPMFTIPVESIFNTHEKIFRSALVGIGPEGAKIPVVIVEPWPGQYPNSPEEIDTLLDELHEIGNKNALTQRIEHFLLHPNFPVDVRHNAKIFREKLTIWAEDRLEAILPG from the coding sequence ATGTCGGACACGCTAACCAACCCTGTCTTCAATGTCGGGCTCTTGCTGGACGAGGTCGCACAGACACGTCCTGACAAGGTCGCAATCGCCGTGCCTGGCAAACGCGGCCAAGATGGCAAGCGGCTGTACGATACGATCACGTTCCGGCGGCTTGCCGAAGATAGCACCCAGGTTGCCGCCGGCTTGGCACAAATGGGGGTTAGGCCAGGGACGCGGTTGGCTTTGATGGTGCGACCAGGGATCGATTTCGTCTCGCTGGTCTTCGCGCTGTTTAAAGTCGGGGCGGTTAGCATCTTGATTGACCCAGGCATGGGCAAGAAGAACGTCCTGTCTTGTCTCGATCAAGTCAAACCGCAAGGCTTCGTGGCGATACCTATCGTGCATGCCGTGCGGAAACTGTGTGGCCGTCGCTATCAGGATTCCCAGTTCAACGTCACCGCTGGCAGGCGTTGGTTTTGGGGAGGAGCTACCCTGGAAGAACTACGGCGGACCGAAGTAGGGGACTTTCGTTCGTTTGAAGCAAAAGCGGATGATCAAGCCGCGATCATCTTTACTTCCGGCAGCACAGGACCACCGAAAGGGGTTGAATTTCGCCACGAAGGGTTTCGCCGCCAAGTACAGTTCATCCAAGAGCGTTACGAGATTCAGCCGGGGGAAGTCGACGTGCCAGGCTTTCCGCTGTTTGGCCTGTTCAACAGCGCGATGGGGGTGACGTCGGTGATTCCGGAAATGGATTTCAGCCGCCCGGCGACCGTTGACCCGCGTAACATCTTAGAAGCGGTCGGCGATTGGCAGGCCACCCAGTCGTTCGCCTCCCCTGCGGTATGGAATGCGGTCGGACAGTTCTGCGAGCGAGAAGGGTTGTGGATGCCGAGTTTGAAGCGAGTTCTATCGGCCGGTGCGCCGGTCCCGCCGCATGTGCTGAAAAGGATGAAAACGGCGGCCCCGAATGCCGAGATGTACACTCCCTATGGAGCAACCGAGGCGTTACCAGTCGCGTCGATTTCGGCCAGTGAAGTGCTGGGAGAAACGATCGAACGCTCTCGCGATGGGGGCGGAACGTGCGTTGGAACACGTTTCAGCGGGATCGATTGGCAAGTGATTGCGATCTCGGACGAACCGTTGGAATCGATCGCTCAGGTTCAGCCCCTCCCCCAGGGCGAAATCGGCGAGTTGATTGTGCGCGGGCCCGTGATCACACGACGCTACGCCACCAGCGAAGAAGCGACCCGCCTGGCCAAGATTCACGATGGAGACGCGGTCTGGCATCGGATGGGGGACGTGGGCTACCTCGACTCGCAAGATCGCTTCTGGTTCTGCGGGCGAAAATCGCATCGCGTGATCACGGCGGAGGGCCCGATGTTCACGATCCCAGTCGAATCGATCTTTAACACGCACGAAAAGATCTTCCGCAGCGCCCTGGTGGGCATTGGGCCTGAGGGAGCCAAGATACCGGTGGTGATCGTCGAACCGTGGCCAGGACAGTACCCGAATTCGCCTGAGGAAATCGACACGCTGCTAGACGAACTGCACGAGATCGGCAATAAAAACGCCCTCACCCAACGAATCGAACATTTCCTGCTGCATCCCAACTTTCCGGTCGATGTCCGTCACAACGCGAAGATATTTCGCGAAAAGCTCACGATCTGGGCGGAGGATCGCCTGGAGGCGATTTTGCCGGGGTAA
- a CDS encoding ATP-grasp domain-containing protein: MNRTDTTPRIGVLANDDSWYFHDLERAAKGVADVTRVDFAALQSRIGGPEKISAETLLSGKVEAIIVRSMPPGSLEQVVFRMDALAGLERQGVLVINPPKSMELAIDKYLSLSKLAEAGFRMPETHVCQTWQDAVAAFEQLGPSVVVKPIFGGEGRGIMRVDDPDLGHRVFKTLQQMGQIIYLQRFVPHPGYDLRVMVLGDQMWGMRRSSADNWRTNLSRGATATAETIPGEVAQIAQAVMRTLDLSIAGLDFLPDGEGGWYLLEVNAVPGWKGLSAACEVDIAAKLIEYVRERIACRTR; this comes from the coding sequence ATGAATCGCACCGACACAACGCCCCGCATTGGAGTGCTGGCCAATGACGATAGCTGGTACTTCCACGATTTAGAACGCGCCGCGAAAGGGGTGGCGGACGTTACCCGAGTCGACTTTGCGGCGCTGCAGTCGCGGATTGGCGGACCTGAGAAAATCAGCGCCGAGACGCTCCTTTCGGGAAAGGTCGAGGCGATCATTGTCCGTTCGATGCCTCCTGGTTCGCTAGAGCAAGTCGTCTTCCGGATGGATGCTTTGGCAGGTCTCGAACGTCAAGGGGTGCTGGTGATCAACCCCCCCAAGTCGATGGAACTGGCGATCGATAAGTATCTTTCGCTCTCGAAGCTGGCCGAGGCTGGCTTTCGCATGCCAGAGACGCATGTCTGTCAAACGTGGCAAGACGCAGTGGCTGCGTTCGAGCAACTGGGGCCTTCGGTGGTCGTGAAACCGATCTTCGGAGGAGAAGGGCGGGGGATCATGCGAGTCGACGACCCGGACCTGGGGCACCGCGTGTTCAAGACACTCCAGCAGATGGGGCAGATTATCTATCTGCAACGTTTCGTCCCGCACCCTGGTTACGATTTACGCGTGATGGTGCTGGGAGATCAAATGTGGGGGATGCGGCGAAGTTCAGCAGATAATTGGCGAACCAATCTCAGTCGCGGCGCAACCGCCACTGCAGAAACCATCCCCGGCGAGGTCGCCCAGATTGCCCAGGCCGTTATGCGAACGCTCGACCTCTCGATCGCAGGGCTCGACTTTCTGCCTGATGGCGAAGGGGGCTGGTACTTGCTGGAAGTGAACGCGGTGCCCGGTTGGAAAGGGCTATCGGCGGCCTGTGAAGTCGATATCGCCGCGAAGTTGATTGAGTACGTGAGGGAAAGGATTGCATGTCGGACACGCTAA